Proteins co-encoded in one Octopus sinensis linkage group LG6, ASM634580v1, whole genome shotgun sequence genomic window:
- the LOC115213063 gene encoding intraflagellar transport protein 22 homolog isoform X1 — translation MSMFKAKVLLLGPMESGKTVLANFLCKATEVTNISPTVGVRIMEFEQPMILDGRNTVADIELWDCSGDHRYESCWAAFSKDANGIIFVYNPDRANHNKELEELLAYFLPQTGLTTNHCFCVSNVRAEAYNAPVRSELPPSFQNIQCIEANLESSSEDLREQLETFLVTVLVAMTDKRDQEELSIMNKR, via the exons atgTCGATGTTCAAAGCCAAAGTTTTACTTCTCGGGCCGATGGAA AGTGGCAAAACAGTCCTGGCTAATTTCCTGTGTAAAGCCACTGAAGTTACAAATATTTCTCCTACTGTTGGGGTCAG AATAATGGAGTTTGAGCAGCCAATGATTCTGGATGGTCGTAATACTGTTGCTGATATTGAATTGTGGGACTGTAGTGGTGATCATAG ATATGAATCCTGTTGGGCAGCATTTAGTAAAGATGCCAATGGTATTATCTTTGTTTATAACCCAGACCGTGCCAACCACAACAAAGAACTTGAAGAGCT ACTTGCTTATTTCCTACCTCAGACAGGCCTTACCACCAACCACTGCTTCTGTGTGAGCAATGTTAGAGCCGAGGCTTACAATGCTCCTGTTCGCAGTGAACTCC CTCCATCATTTCAGAACATACAATGCATTGAAGCAAATCTGGAGTCCAGTTCAGAAGATCTGAGAGAGCAGCTTGAAACGTTTCTTGTGACAGTGTTGGTAGCCATGACTGACAAACGTGACCAAGAGGAACTCAGCATCATGAATAAAAGATGA
- the LOC115213063 gene encoding intraflagellar transport protein 22 homolog isoform X2, with protein sequence MSMFKAKVLLLGPMESGKTVLANFLCKATEVTNISPTVGVRIMEFEQPMILDGRNTVADIELWDCSGDHRYESCWAAFSKDANGIIFVYNPDRANHNKELEELYSYFVRSCKISPKRCILIILQYPCNALTYDLPPSFQNIQCIEANLESSSEDLREQLETFLVTVLVAMTDKRDQEELSIMNKR encoded by the exons atgTCGATGTTCAAAGCCAAAGTTTTACTTCTCGGGCCGATGGAA AGTGGCAAAACAGTCCTGGCTAATTTCCTGTGTAAAGCCACTGAAGTTACAAATATTTCTCCTACTGTTGGGGTCAG AATAATGGAGTTTGAGCAGCCAATGATTCTGGATGGTCGTAATACTGTTGCTGATATTGAATTGTGGGACTGTAGTGGTGATCATAG ATATGAATCCTGTTGGGCAGCATTTAGTAAAGATGCCAATGGTATTATCTTTGTTTATAACCCAGACCGTGCCAACCACAACAAAGAACTTGAAGAGCT ATACAGCTATTTTGTGCGATCATGCAAAATAAGCCCCAAACGATGTATCTTAATCATCTTGCAATATCCATGTAATGCTTTGACCTATGATCTCC CTCCATCATTTCAGAACATACAATGCATTGAAGCAAATCTGGAGTCCAGTTCAGAAGATCTGAGAGAGCAGCTTGAAACGTTTCTTGTGACAGTGTTGGTAGCCATGACTGACAAACGTGACCAAGAGGAACTCAGCATCATGAATAAAAGATGA